The following proteins are encoded in a genomic region of Longimicrobium sp.:
- a CDS encoding M28 family peptidase — MGSALPAAAQDTARAAPAPPRPWTSPDPVLRRIWEIGMSQSQLEPLAQALLDSVGPRLTGSPGQDDAHRWAVARYQGWGIPARTEQYGTWRGWRRGHTHVDLVQPRVRTLEATMLAWSPGTGGRPVTAGVVILPDLADSAAFRAWLPGVAGKFVLVSFPQPTCRPDDNWAKWATPASFERMKAARQAALAAWNQRVQKTGLAARDLPAALERAGAAGVLTHLWSQGWGVDKVFQARTERVPSLDLSCEDYGLVFRLAQNGQDPVLRVDAESQALGDVPAVNTIAEVRGRRLPGEYVVLSAHFDSWDAASGATDNGTGTIVMMEAMRILRQVYPNPRRTILAGHWSGEEQGLNGSRGFVADHPQVVQGLQALFNQDNGTGRIANFSFQGFTRLGPTVRGWLAKLPPELTDSLQIADPGAPSAGGTDNASFVCAGVPAFGLGSLSWDYGTYTWHTNRDTYDKISFDDVRRNAVMVAMLAYLASEEPERLPRDRLAELPPNPQTGQPRQWPTCQEPARSAAQSTR; from the coding sequence GTGGGTAGTGCACTGCCCGCGGCGGCGCAGGACACCGCGCGCGCGGCTCCCGCGCCCCCGCGGCCCTGGACCTCGCCCGACCCGGTGCTGCGGCGGATCTGGGAGATCGGGATGAGCCAGTCGCAGCTCGAGCCGCTGGCGCAGGCGCTGCTGGACAGCGTGGGGCCGCGGCTCACGGGCTCGCCCGGGCAGGACGACGCGCACCGGTGGGCGGTCGCCCGGTACCAGGGCTGGGGGATTCCCGCGCGCACCGAGCAGTACGGCACCTGGCGCGGCTGGCGGCGCGGCCACACGCACGTGGACCTGGTGCAGCCGCGCGTGCGCACGCTGGAGGCCACCATGCTGGCCTGGAGCCCGGGGACCGGCGGGCGGCCCGTCACGGCGGGCGTCGTGATCCTCCCCGACCTGGCCGACTCCGCCGCCTTCCGCGCCTGGCTCCCGGGCGTGGCCGGCAAGTTCGTGCTCGTCTCCTTCCCCCAGCCCACCTGCCGCCCCGACGACAACTGGGCGAAGTGGGCCACCCCCGCCTCGTTCGAGCGGATGAAGGCCGCGCGGCAGGCCGCCCTCGCCGCGTGGAACCAGCGCGTCCAGAAGACCGGCCTCGCCGCGCGCGACCTGCCCGCCGCGCTGGAGCGGGCCGGCGCCGCGGGCGTGCTCACCCACCTGTGGTCGCAGGGGTGGGGCGTCGACAAGGTGTTCCAGGCGCGCACCGAGCGGGTGCCCAGCCTGGACCTGAGCTGCGAGGACTACGGCCTGGTCTTCCGCCTGGCGCAGAACGGCCAGGACCCCGTGCTCCGGGTCGACGCCGAGTCGCAGGCGCTGGGAGACGTCCCCGCCGTGAACACCATCGCGGAGGTGCGCGGGCGGCGGCTCCCGGGCGAGTACGTGGTGCTCTCCGCGCACTTCGACTCGTGGGACGCCGCCTCGGGGGCCACCGACAACGGCACCGGCACCATCGTGATGATGGAGGCCATGCGCATCCTCCGGCAGGTCTATCCCAACCCCCGGCGCACCATCCTGGCCGGGCACTGGAGCGGCGAGGAGCAGGGGCTGAACGGCTCGCGCGGCTTCGTGGCCGACCACCCGCAGGTGGTGCAGGGCCTGCAAGCGCTCTTCAACCAGGACAACGGCACCGGGCGCATCGCCAACTTCTCGTTCCAGGGCTTCACGCGCCTGGGCCCGACGGTGCGCGGCTGGCTGGCGAAGCTCCCGCCCGAGCTCACCGACAGCCTGCAGATCGCCGACCCCGGCGCGCCGAGCGCGGGCGGCACCGACAACGCCTCGTTCGTGTGCGCGGGGGTGCCGGCGTTCGGGCTGGGGTCGCTGTCGTGGGACTACGGCACCTACACCTGGCATACCAACCGCGACACCTACGACAAGATCTCCTTCGACGACGTGCGGCGGAACGCGGTGATGGTGGCCATGCTGGCGTACCTGGCCAGCGAAGAGCCCGAGCGGCTGCCGCGCGACCGCCTGGCCGAGCTGCCGCCCAACCCGCAGACGGGCCAGCCGCGACAGTGGCCCACCTGCCAGGAGCCCGCCCGCTCCGCCGCGCAGAGCACGCGCTAG
- a CDS encoding GIY-YIG nuclease family protein — protein sequence MPPRSSPHPLRASIGDAKNLPGVYRMLGPDGIVVYVGKSKSLRTRLLSYFRARRGDKGHRILSEARGLEWEYQPSEFAALLRELELIKRFRPRLNVQHKRDGRWSFLKFTGGAAPRLFVVHAVSDDAASYYGPFRGGRRVVDAVRELNDLLGLRDCSLSTPMRFADQADLFSVEHTPRCHRFELRLCLGPCAARCSQDQYRRRVELARAFLEGGADEPLRWLAERMQAAAERWEFEYAASLRDRLARLERLRDEFSQLREALDGLTFLYHVPGAAGDDRVYLVRRGTVRAAVPAPQTHAERRRLSRLCEEHFGRPEPKGALVARHQVDEILLLARWFRLRPGELRSTCPPERVDALPLSA from the coding sequence GTGCCGCCGCGCTCCTCCCCGCACCCGCTCCGCGCGTCCATCGGCGACGCGAAGAACCTCCCCGGCGTCTACCGCATGCTGGGGCCGGACGGGATCGTGGTGTACGTGGGGAAGTCGAAGTCGCTGCGCACGCGGCTGCTCTCGTACTTCCGGGCCAGGCGGGGCGACAAGGGGCACCGCATCCTGAGCGAGGCGCGCGGGCTGGAGTGGGAGTACCAGCCCAGCGAGTTCGCGGCGCTGCTGCGCGAGCTGGAGCTGATCAAGCGCTTCCGCCCGCGGCTGAACGTGCAGCACAAGCGCGACGGCCGCTGGTCGTTCCTGAAGTTCACCGGCGGGGCGGCGCCGCGCCTCTTCGTGGTGCACGCCGTCTCCGACGACGCGGCCAGCTACTACGGCCCCTTCCGCGGCGGGCGGCGGGTGGTGGACGCCGTGCGCGAGCTGAACGACCTGCTGGGGCTGCGCGACTGCTCGCTCTCCACCCCGATGCGCTTCGCCGACCAGGCCGACCTCTTCTCGGTGGAGCACACGCCGCGCTGCCACCGCTTCGAGCTCCGGCTGTGCCTGGGCCCGTGCGCGGCGCGCTGCAGCCAGGACCAGTACCGCCGCCGGGTGGAGCTGGCGCGCGCCTTCCTGGAGGGCGGCGCCGACGAGCCGCTGCGCTGGCTGGCGGAGCGGATGCAGGCGGCCGCCGAGCGCTGGGAGTTCGAGTACGCGGCCTCGCTGCGCGACCGGCTGGCCCGCCTGGAGCGGCTGCGTGACGAGTTCAGCCAGCTGCGCGAGGCGCTGGACGGCCTCACCTTCCTCTACCACGTCCCCGGCGCGGCGGGCGACGACCGCGTGTACCTGGTGCGCCGCGGCACCGTGCGCGCGGCGGTCCCCGCCCCGCAGACCCACGCCGAGCGGCGGCGGCTCTCGCGGCTGTGCGAGGAGCACTTCGGCCGCCCGGAGCCCAAGGGCGCGCTGGTGGCCCGCCACCAGGTGGACGAGATCCTCCTGCTCGCCCGCTGGTTCCGTCTGCGCCCCGGCGAGCTGCGGAGCACCTGCCCTCCCGAGCGCGTGGACGCGCTCCCCCTCTCGGCGTAA
- a CDS encoding metallophosphoesterase, whose product MRSTRRSPLLFLLLALTAACGGRDASSNRSAAADSARQKEDPRELYGVAAPENVRVTPVEIEVVDLPPGWSGMRIAALSDFNLGMWADNERVAAAAVRRALESRPDLIVLLGDYVGRGGDFGALGRVLAPLKGRRTIAVLGDRDMLDQPEEPDSNMIRTVAELERAGVQVLRNSRTPVIRGGDTAYVGGVEPYVVRRPEWRQAEIYGGIPALVLLSHMPVAAIGVPRDRYAALLAGHTFCGQVEVPGTPRLTWFNTTILPGTPDPGRTRIWRLRGSTVFATCGVGYSFVPVRFGHPPEVALVTLRAVGGAPQTDSARAAQPNVDSLIQSFQQRDTAGGGAAGDTTGR is encoded by the coding sequence ATGCGGAGCACCCGGCGCTCCCCGCTCCTCTTCCTGCTGCTCGCCCTCACCGCCGCGTGCGGAGGCCGTGACGCGTCTTCGAACAGGAGCGCGGCGGCGGACAGCGCGCGCCAGAAGGAGGACCCGCGCGAGCTCTATGGCGTGGCCGCGCCCGAGAACGTGCGCGTGACCCCGGTGGAGATCGAGGTGGTGGACCTGCCGCCCGGGTGGAGCGGGATGCGCATCGCCGCGCTCTCGGACTTCAACCTGGGGATGTGGGCCGACAACGAGCGGGTGGCGGCGGCGGCCGTGCGCCGGGCGCTGGAGTCGCGCCCCGACCTGATCGTGCTGCTGGGCGACTACGTGGGGCGCGGGGGCGACTTCGGCGCGCTGGGGCGGGTGCTGGCGCCGCTGAAGGGGCGGCGGACGATCGCGGTGCTGGGCGACCGGGACATGCTGGACCAGCCCGAGGAGCCCGACAGCAACATGATCCGCACGGTGGCGGAGCTGGAGCGCGCGGGGGTGCAGGTGCTGCGCAACAGCCGCACGCCGGTGATCCGCGGCGGCGACACGGCGTACGTGGGCGGGGTGGAGCCGTACGTGGTGCGCCGCCCCGAGTGGCGCCAGGCGGAGATCTACGGCGGCATCCCGGCGCTGGTGCTGCTGTCGCACATGCCGGTGGCGGCCATCGGCGTCCCGCGCGACCGCTACGCGGCGCTGCTGGCGGGCCACACCTTCTGCGGGCAGGTGGAGGTGCCGGGGACGCCGCGGCTCACCTGGTTCAACACCACCATCCTCCCCGGCACGCCCGACCCCGGCCGCACGCGCATCTGGCGGCTGCGCGGCAGCACCGTCTTCGCCACCTGCGGGGTGGGGTACAGCTTCGTCCCCGTGCGCTTCGGCCACCCGCCCGAGGTGGCGCTGGTGACGCTGCGCGCGGTGGGCGGCGCCCCGCAGACCGACAGCGCCCGCGCCGCGCAGCCGAACGTCGACTCGCTGATCCAGTCGTTCCAGCAGCGCGACACCGCCGGCGGCGGAGCCGCGGGCGACACGACGGGCCGGTGA